The Agromyces atrinae genome window below encodes:
- a CDS encoding TetR/AcrR family transcriptional regulator C-terminal domain-containing protein: MAERPALTRDRVIEAAVAVADRGGLAAVSMRNVGRELGVEAMSLYNHVANKQALLDGLADVAFASIALPVATAPWRDEMVTRADSARAVLSSHPWALGLLESRSSPGPAVLIHHNAVLACLRTNGFSIALASHAFSVLDAYVYGFVLTEVNLPFDSADGPEDFAAGFEVPADEYPFVRELMTELVVGKDYAFGNEFGYGLDIILDELERRLAAE, translated from the coding sequence ATGGCTGAACGACCCGCTCTCACTCGCGATCGCGTCATCGAGGCCGCTGTCGCCGTCGCCGATCGCGGTGGCCTCGCCGCGGTGAGCATGCGCAACGTCGGTCGCGAGCTCGGCGTCGAGGCGATGTCGCTCTACAACCACGTCGCCAACAAGCAGGCCCTGCTCGACGGGCTCGCCGACGTGGCCTTCGCGAGCATCGCCCTCCCCGTCGCCACGGCGCCGTGGCGAGACGAGATGGTCACGCGCGCCGATTCCGCACGCGCCGTGCTCTCGAGTCATCCGTGGGCTCTCGGTCTGCTCGAGTCCCGATCCTCGCCCGGCCCCGCCGTACTGATCCACCACAACGCCGTGCTCGCGTGCCTCCGCACGAACGGCTTCTCGATCGCACTCGCCTCGCACGCCTTCTCGGTGCTCGACGCCTACGTCTACGGGTTCGTGCTGACCGAGGTGAACCTGCCCTTCGACTCGGCCGACGGCCCGGAGGACTTCGCGGCGGGATTCGAGGTCCCGGCCGACGAGTACCCGTTCGTTCGCGAACTCATGACGGAGCTCGTCGTGGGCAAGGACTACGCGTTCGGCAACGAGTTCGGGTACGGCCTCGACATCATCCTCGACGAGCTCGAGAGGCGCCTCGCCGCGGAGTGA
- a CDS encoding NAD(P)-dependent alcohol dehydrogenase produces the protein MTVRPGDTVLVNGASGAIGTNAVQLAKNAGATVTAVTSTANLDLARRLRADRVVDYTVTPPLTLTDRFDIVLDAVGNISPRRGVTLLSERGTLLLAVADLSETLSLRRRVKSGSGAERAVDVEHLVELLATGRLESVIDSTYPLAQAVRAHERVDSGRKVGNVILNPGD, from the coding sequence GTGACCGTGCGCCCGGGCGACACGGTGCTCGTGAACGGCGCATCGGGCGCGATCGGCACGAACGCCGTACAGCTCGCGAAGAACGCCGGCGCGACCGTGACAGCCGTCACGAGCACGGCGAACCTCGATCTCGCGCGCCGACTCAGAGCCGACCGCGTCGTCGACTACACGGTCACCCCGCCCCTCACGCTCACCGATCGCTTCGACATCGTGCTCGACGCCGTCGGCAACATCTCGCCTCGCCGCGGAGTGACTCTCCTGAGCGAGCGCGGAACGCTGCTGCTCGCCGTCGCCGACCTCTCGGAGACGCTCAGCCTCCGTCGCCGGGTGAAATCAGGGTCGGGTGCCGAGCGCGCCGTCGACGTCGAGCATCTCGTCGAGCTCCTCGCGACGGGCCGGCTCGAGAGCGTCATCGACAGCACCTACCCGCTCGCGCAGGCCGTGCGCGCTCACGAGCGCGTCGACTCGGGACGAAAGGTCGGCAACGTCATCCTGAATCCCGGCGACTGA
- a CDS encoding aldo/keto reductase, with the protein MRTRTLGPYTVSAIGLGAMPLSMNNDRQIPSDESAIATVHAALDAGVTFIDTADIYAPSWDTVGHNESIVGRAVKSWGGDASQIVIGTKGGITRADGEVWGRDGSLPYLRAAVEASLRQLDVEAIDLYQYHRPDRWIVYGEIIQHLATLRDEGKIRAIGISNASVEEIDIAVEVLGEGNLASVQNEFSPRHPGSFDELRHCAERGIAFLPWSPLGGTGGAGRSVGDRFGVFADIGADRGVSPQQVVLAWELSLADVVIPIPGARRAASISDSARAADLELSTDELARCSAAIGLELDA; encoded by the coding sequence ATGCGCACCCGCACCCTCGGCCCCTACACGGTCTCGGCGATCGGTCTCGGAGCGATGCCGCTCTCGATGAACAACGACAGGCAGATCCCGTCCGACGAATCGGCCATCGCCACGGTGCACGCCGCACTCGACGCGGGAGTGACCTTCATCGACACGGCCGACATCTACGCCCCCTCGTGGGACACGGTCGGTCACAACGAGAGCATCGTCGGCCGCGCGGTGAAGAGCTGGGGCGGGGATGCCTCGCAGATCGTGATCGGCACGAAGGGCGGCATCACGCGCGCCGACGGCGAGGTCTGGGGCCGCGACGGCTCACTTCCCTATCTCCGGGCGGCCGTCGAGGCCTCGCTCCGACAGCTCGACGTCGAGGCGATCGACCTGTACCAGTACCACCGCCCCGACCGCTGGATCGTCTACGGCGAGATCATCCAGCACCTCGCGACGCTGCGCGACGAGGGCAAGATCCGCGCGATCGGCATCTCGAACGCGAGCGTCGAGGAGATCGACATCGCCGTCGAGGTGCTCGGCGAGGGAAACCTCGCGAGCGTGCAGAACGAGTTCTCCCCGCGTCATCCCGGCAGCTTCGACGAACTCCGGCACTGCGCGGAACGCGGCATCGCCTTCCTGCCCTGGAGCCCGCTCGGCGGCACGGGCGGCGCGGGTCGATCGGTCGGCGACCGATTCGGCGTCTTCGCCGACATCGGAGCCGACCGCGGCGTCAGCCCTCAGCAGGTCGTCCTCGCGTGGGAGCTCTCGCTCGCCGACGTCGTGATCCCGATCCCGGGGGCTCGCCGCGCCGCCTCGATCAGCGATTCGGCGCGCGCCGCCGACCTCGAGCTCTCGACCGACGAACTCGCTCGATGCTCGGCCGCGATCGGCCTCGAGCTCGACGCGTGA
- a CDS encoding DUF3054 domain-containing protein → MSRSTRIALGAFLGDLVIVLAFATIGRASHAEGLLGDGGVGLMTTAWPFIAALGIAWLVTLAWRRPTAPLRTGVPVWIVTVAVTMLFRALSGQGTALSFVIVTAVSLGAFLVGWRLVAFAVSRRRRVSA, encoded by the coding sequence GTGAGCCGGTCGACGCGCATCGCCCTCGGCGCATTCCTCGGCGACCTCGTCATCGTGCTCGCCTTCGCGACGATCGGTCGCGCGAGTCACGCGGAGGGGCTCCTCGGTGACGGCGGCGTCGGGCTGATGACGACGGCCTGGCCGTTCATCGCGGCGCTCGGCATCGCCTGGCTCGTCACGCTCGCGTGGCGCCGACCCACCGCACCGCTCCGCACCGGCGTGCCGGTCTGGATCGTCACGGTCGCCGTCACGATGCTGTTCCGTGCGCTCAGCGGGCAGGGCACGGCCCTGTCGTTCGTGATCGTCACGGCCGTGTCGCTCGGCGCCTTCCTCGTCGGATGGCGGCTCGTGGCGTTCGCCGTGAGCCGCCGTCGACGCGTGTCAGCGTAG
- a CDS encoding CPBP family intramembrane glutamic endopeptidase yields the protein MVEVITQTKQSGWARFWNHGGWWRALLLVVGYLVIYEGIGLLIGTAFHDQIDTKNLFATPESIVFGIALAILIAGLLALTFTWSVGWLREVFGRQPVAGRGWMWIAVPLLVIPIILRAAGTDWSKYTVAVILTTLAFGLCVGFAEELVTRGLAVNILRRGGYSERVVMVISSLLFALMHSINALNGQAPLTVVITVLYTFGFGTMMYLVMRVTGSIIWPMLLHAATDPTTFLATGGIDTTTASAGSAELLSLAGIFNWIYIVFAIVAIFLVKGTVFPERKRLR from the coding sequence GTGGTAGAGGTAATCACGCAGACGAAGCAGTCCGGCTGGGCACGGTTCTGGAACCACGGCGGCTGGTGGCGCGCCCTCCTGCTCGTCGTGGGGTACCTCGTGATCTACGAGGGCATCGGCCTGCTCATCGGAACGGCCTTCCACGACCAGATCGACACGAAGAACCTCTTCGCGACACCCGAGAGCATCGTCTTCGGCATCGCGCTCGCGATCCTCATCGCCGGGCTGCTCGCGCTCACCTTCACCTGGTCGGTCGGCTGGCTCCGCGAGGTCTTCGGGCGGCAGCCGGTAGCCGGGCGCGGGTGGATGTGGATCGCGGTGCCGCTCCTCGTCATCCCGATCATCCTGCGCGCGGCGGGAACCGATTGGTCGAAGTACACGGTCGCCGTGATCCTGACGACCCTCGCCTTCGGGTTGTGCGTCGGATTCGCCGAGGAGCTCGTGACGCGCGGACTCGCCGTCAACATCCTGCGTCGCGGTGGGTACAGCGAGCGCGTCGTCATGGTGATCTCGTCACTGCTCTTCGCGCTCATGCACTCCATCAACGCGCTGAACGGCCAGGCGCCTCTCACGGTCGTCATCACGGTGCTCTACACCTTCGGATTCGGAACGATGATGTACCTCGTGATGCGCGTCACCGGCAGCATCATCTGGCCGATGCTCCTGCACGCGGCGACCGACCCCACGACGTTCCTCGCGACCGGCGGCATCGACACGACGACCGCGAGCGCGGGCTCCGCCGAACTCCTGAGCCTCGCCGGAATCTTCAACTGGATCTACATCGTCTTCGCCATCGTGGCGATCTTCCTCGTCAAGGGAACGGTGTTCCCCGAGCGCAAGCGCCTACGCTGA
- a CDS encoding NAD-dependent epimerase/dehydratase family protein, producing MRIIVIGATGHIGTYLIPRLVSAGHAVTVVSRGSSAPYGADDAWSRIDVVHADREAEDAAGTFGPRIAALEPDAVIDLICFSEQSAAHLLDSLAGLDTPPHLLHCGTIWTHGLSDALPLRENAVEKRPFGDYGVQKYAIERLLLDQDRVPSTVIHPGHISGPGWDVINPVGNRDHRVWTALATGSALRVPGVGAEAMHHVHADDVAQLFELAVTQPEAAIGYAFHAVARQALTVRGFAERAAAWFGREADLVPGSWEDFRASTDEASANTSWEHLVRNHVCSIVDGVERLGYSPRYSADEAARQSVAWMIEHDGLDVGGATLVGP from the coding sequence ATGCGCATCATCGTCATCGGAGCGACCGGTCACATCGGCACGTACCTCATCCCCCGCCTCGTGTCGGCCGGGCACGCCGTCACCGTGGTCAGTCGCGGTTCGAGCGCCCCCTACGGGGCGGATGACGCGTGGAGCCGGATCGACGTCGTCCACGCCGACCGCGAGGCCGAGGACGCCGCCGGAACGTTCGGCCCGCGCATCGCCGCACTCGAACCCGACGCCGTCATCGACCTCATCTGCTTCTCGGAGCAGTCGGCCGCGCATCTGCTCGACTCGCTCGCGGGCCTCGACACTCCCCCGCACCTCCTGCACTGCGGCACGATCTGGACCCACGGGCTGAGCGACGCGCTGCCACTCCGCGAGAACGCCGTCGAGAAGCGCCCCTTCGGCGACTACGGCGTGCAGAAGTACGCCATCGAGCGTCTGCTCCTCGACCAGGACCGTGTGCCCTCGACCGTCATCCACCCCGGCCACATCAGCGGCCCGGGCTGGGACGTCATCAATCCGGTCGGAAACCGCGACCACCGGGTGTGGACGGCCCTCGCCACGGGGTCGGCCCTGCGCGTGCCGGGAGTCGGGGCGGAGGCGATGCACCACGTGCACGCCGACGACGTCGCGCAGCTCTTCGAGCTCGCCGTCACCCAGCCTGAGGCGGCCATCGGGTACGCGTTCCACGCTGTCGCCCGTCAGGCCCTGACCGTGCGCGGCTTCGCCGAGCGGGCGGCCGCCTGGTTCGGCCGCGAGGCGGATCTCGTTCCGGGCTCGTGGGAGGACTTCCGCGCGAGCACCGACGAGGCCTCGGCCAACACGAGCTGGGAGCACCTCGTGCGCAACCACGTCTGCAGCATCGTCGACGGCGTGGAACGTCTCGGCTACTCTCCGCGCTACTCGGCCGACGAGGCCGCACGGCAGTCGGTCGCCTGGATGATCGAGCACGACGGACTCGACGTGGGCGGGGCGACACTGGTCGGTCCGTGA
- a CDS encoding NADH:flavin oxidoreductase/NADH oxidase — MTTSLFEPITLRGLTLRNRLWVAPMCQYSVEAHDGVATDWHLVHLGALARGGAGVVMTEATAVVPEGRISPEDLGLWNDEQQHALARIVDFIHGQGAAAGIQLAHAGRKGSTFRPWAPERGSVPISEGGWEAFGPSAIAYPGYAVPTELTTQGIRAVVDAFAASARRARDAGFDVIEVHAAHGYLLHEFLSPLSNTRTDEYGGSLENRARALLESLDAVRAAVGDDVPILVRFSATDWIEGGWTLEETQTVARWVGEHGADAIDVSSGGNAPTDAIPVGPAYQVPLATAIRGAADIPTIAVGLIDGPRQAEEIVASGLADVVMMGRELLRDPNFPLRAAAELGVDVDYTPAPYLRAPFGR; from the coding sequence ATGACGACTTCCCTCTTCGAGCCCATCACTCTGCGCGGTCTCACGCTGCGCAATCGACTGTGGGTCGCCCCGATGTGCCAGTACTCCGTCGAAGCCCACGACGGCGTGGCGACTGACTGGCACCTCGTGCACCTCGGTGCCCTCGCGCGCGGCGGTGCGGGTGTCGTCATGACCGAGGCCACCGCCGTCGTGCCGGAAGGACGTATCAGCCCGGAAGACCTCGGGCTGTGGAACGACGAGCAGCAGCATGCGCTCGCCCGCATCGTCGACTTCATCCACGGGCAGGGAGCCGCCGCCGGCATCCAGCTCGCCCACGCGGGTCGCAAGGGATCGACCTTCCGGCCGTGGGCTCCCGAGCGCGGCAGCGTGCCGATCTCGGAGGGCGGCTGGGAGGCGTTCGGCCCGAGCGCGATCGCCTACCCGGGCTACGCCGTGCCGACCGAGCTCACGACGCAGGGCATCCGCGCCGTCGTCGACGCGTTCGCTGCCTCCGCCCGCCGGGCACGCGACGCGGGCTTCGACGTCATCGAGGTGCACGCCGCACACGGCTACCTCCTTCACGAGTTCCTCTCTCCGCTCAGCAACACACGCACCGACGAGTACGGCGGCTCGCTCGAGAACCGCGCTCGCGCGCTGCTCGAGAGCCTCGATGCCGTGCGCGCGGCCGTCGGCGACGACGTCCCGATCCTCGTCCGGTTCTCGGCGACCGACTGGATCGAGGGCGGATGGACGCTCGAGGAGACGCAGACCGTCGCGCGGTGGGTCGGCGAACACGGCGCCGACGCGATCGACGTGTCGTCGGGCGGGAACGCGCCGACCGATGCGATCCCCGTCGGCCCCGCGTACCAGGTACCGCTCGCGACGGCCATCCGAGGCGCAGCCGACATCCCGACGATCGCCGTCGGACTGATCGACGGCCCGCGTCAGGCCGAGGAGATCGTCGCGAGCGGGCTCGCCGACGTCGTCATGATGGGCCGCGAGCTCCTTCGCGACCCGAACTTCCCGCTCCGGGCTGCGGCCGAGCTCGGCGTCGACGTCGACTACACGCCGGCCCCGTATCTGCGGGCTCCGTTCGGCCGTTAG
- a CDS encoding ribonucleoside triphosphate reductase produces the protein MTTPATPSDRRSIAVGSTIDEYLSRGDWRVNANANQGYSLGGLMLNTSGKLIANYWLDEVYAPAAGEAHRAGDIHIHDLDMFAGYCAGWSLRMLLEQGFNGAPGKISSTPPKHLSSALGQIVNFLGTLQNEWAGAQAFSSFDTYLAPFVRLDGLEYDDVLQAMQEFVFNLNVPSRWGTQTPFTNLTFDWTCPDDLAEQRPLIAGSVCGFTYGDLDAERAMLNRAFIEVMSAGDSDGRAFTFPIPTYNITPDFDWDGPNVEALFGMTAKYGLPYFQNFVNSDLDPHMIRSMCCRLQLDLTELLKRGNGLFGSAEQTGSLGVVTVNCARLGFLHSGDEAGVFARLDELLALARDTLEAKRVLIDHHIEGGLFPYTKRYLGSLQNHFSTIGVNGLNEYVRNFTRDADDVTTESGRALAARLLDHVRARMVEFQESTGNMYNLEASPAEGATYRFAKEDIARFGDAGIVHAGTDVNPYYTNSSQLPVGFTDDAFEAMELQEELQQKYTGGTVLHLYMGEAVASATACRTLVRRALERFRLPYITVTPTFSICPSHGYRSGEHVACPDCGAECEVWTRVMGYFRPISSFNIGKKGEAAERLYFDQLKGEDAASLALSGR, from the coding sequence ATGACCACGCCAGCAACGCCATCAGACCGTCGATCGATCGCCGTCGGATCGACGATCGACGAGTACCTCAGTCGAGGCGATTGGCGGGTGAACGCGAACGCCAACCAGGGCTACTCCCTCGGCGGGCTCATGCTCAACACGTCGGGCAAGCTCATCGCGAACTATTGGCTCGACGAGGTCTACGCGCCCGCGGCCGGCGAGGCGCACCGGGCGGGAGACATCCACATCCACGACCTCGACATGTTCGCCGGCTATTGCGCCGGATGGTCGCTCAGGATGCTGCTCGAGCAGGGCTTCAACGGCGCACCCGGCAAGATCTCGTCGACGCCGCCGAAGCACCTGTCGAGCGCCCTCGGGCAGATCGTCAACTTCCTCGGCACGCTGCAGAACGAGTGGGCCGGGGCTCAAGCGTTCAGCTCGTTCGACACGTACCTCGCTCCGTTCGTGCGCCTCGACGGCCTCGAGTACGACGACGTGCTGCAGGCGATGCAGGAGTTCGTCTTCAACCTCAACGTGCCGTCACGCTGGGGCACCCAGACGCCCTTCACGAACCTCACGTTCGACTGGACGTGCCCCGACGACCTCGCCGAACAACGCCCGCTCATCGCGGGCTCGGTGTGCGGCTTCACGTACGGCGATCTCGACGCCGAGCGGGCGATGCTCAACCGTGCGTTCATCGAGGTCATGAGCGCGGGCGACTCCGACGGGCGCGCCTTCACCTTCCCGATCCCCACCTACAACATCACCCCCGACTTCGACTGGGACGGACCGAACGTCGAGGCGCTCTTCGGCATGACCGCAAAGTACGGACTCCCCTACTTCCAGAACTTCGTGAACTCCGACCTCGATCCGCACATGATCCGCTCGATGTGCTGCCGACTGCAGCTCGACCTCACCGAGCTGCTGAAGCGCGGCAACGGCCTGTTCGGCTCGGCCGAACAGACCGGCTCACTCGGAGTCGTGACCGTCAACTGCGCACGGCTCGGGTTCCTGCACTCCGGCGATGAGGCCGGCGTCTTCGCGCGACTCGACGAGCTGCTCGCACTCGCGCGCGACACGCTCGAAGCGAAGCGCGTGCTCATCGACCACCACATCGAGGGCGGGCTCTTCCCGTACACGAAGCGCTACCTGGGTTCGTTGCAGAACCACTTCTCGACGATCGGCGTCAACGGACTCAACGAGTACGTGCGGAACTTCACGCGCGACGCCGACGATGTGACGACCGAGTCCGGTCGAGCCCTCGCCGCGCGACTCCTCGATCACGTGAGAGCGCGCATGGTCGAGTTCCAGGAGTCGACGGGCAACATGTACAACCTCGAGGCGAGTCCCGCCGAGGGGGCGACGTACCGGTTCGCGAAGGAGGACATCGCGAGGTTCGGTGACGCCGGGATCGTGCACGCCGGAACCGACGTGAACCCCTACTACACGAACTCGTCGCAACTGCCCGTCGGTTTCACCGACGACGCCTTCGAGGCGATGGAGCTGCAGGAGGAGCTGCAGCAGAAGTACACGGGCGGCACGGTGCTGCACCTGTACATGGGCGAGGCCGTGGCGTCGGCGACGGCCTGCCGCACGCTCGTGCGCCGGGCGCTCGAACGGTTCCGTCTGCCGTACATCACCGTGACCCCCACCTTCTCGATCTGCCCGAGCCACGGCTACCGCTCGGGCGAACACGTCGCGTGCCCCGACTGCGGCGCCGAATGCGAGGTCTGGACCCGCGTCATGGGTTACTTCCGACCGATCTCCTCGTTCAACATCGGCAAGAAGGGCGAGGCGGCGGAGCGGCTCTACTTCGACCAGCTGAAGGGCGAGGATGCCGCGTCGCTCGCTCTCTCGGGTCGCTGA
- a CDS encoding anaerobic ribonucleoside-triphosphate reductase activating protein — MTRRACVAADLRIAGLSKLSTVDWPDRLAATLFLQGCPWDCFYCHNPALIAPRAAGALPWEDVDAFLARRVGLLDAVVFSGGEPTMQAALLPALLATREYGFAVGLHSGGAYPANLSRVLPHVDWIGLDIKAEAVDYAAVTGRPGSAENAWRSLKLVLGAVAARASSERPLRYEVRTTVHASAFDEAGLARLGHRLADAGVTRWAVQRFRETGARSPLPRVAPRSGVVELSGLPRERFDSFTIR; from the coding sequence GTGACCCGGCGTGCGTGCGTCGCGGCCGACCTTCGGATCGCGGGTCTCTCGAAGCTGTCGACGGTCGACTGGCCCGATCGGCTCGCGGCGACCCTCTTCCTGCAGGGATGCCCGTGGGACTGCTTCTACTGCCACAATCCCGCGCTCATCGCGCCGCGCGCCGCCGGGGCTCTGCCGTGGGAGGACGTCGACGCGTTCCTCGCGCGCCGTGTCGGACTGCTCGACGCCGTCGTCTTCTCGGGCGGCGAACCGACGATGCAGGCGGCGCTCCTGCCGGCCCTCCTCGCGACGCGCGAGTACGGGTTCGCCGTGGGGCTGCACTCGGGCGGGGCGTACCCCGCGAACCTCTCTCGCGTGCTCCCCCACGTCGACTGGATCGGGCTCGACATCAAGGCCGAGGCGGTCGACTACGCCGCCGTCACGGGCCGCCCGGGAAGCGCCGAGAACGCGTGGCGATCGCTCAAGCTCGTCCTCGGGGCCGTCGCCGCTCGAGCGTCGTCGGAGAGACCGCTGCGGTACGAGGTGCGGACGACGGTGCACGCGAGTGCGTTCGACGAGGCGGGGCTCGCTCGACTGGGGCATCGGCTCGCCGATGCCGGGGTCACGCGCTGGGCGGTGCAGCGGTTCCGCGAGACGGGCGCACGATCGCCGTTGCCTCGGGTGGCACCGCGCTCCGGCGTCGTCGAGCTGTCGGGTCTCCCGAGGGAGCGCTTCGACTCGTTCACCATCCGGTGA
- a CDS encoding CatA-like O-acetyltransferase, whose protein sequence is MTEPRPIDLDSWPRRELFEHYRASPCTYALTVEIDVTEFVAELARVGRKTYVAQIWAIATIINRHDEFRMTLDDEGRPSVWPVVHPAFTVFNAERETFACVWAPYDDEFAAFHDVAAPLLAEHARATELFPLGAPPNMFDVSSLPWVSFTGFTLAIRNGWDHLAPIITLGRYVERDGRVVLPLAFQIHHAAADGFHASRFVSELQQLVAEPTWVTSS, encoded by the coding sequence ATGACCGAGCCCCGACCGATCGACCTCGACTCCTGGCCCCGCCGCGAACTCTTCGAGCACTATCGCGCCTCGCCGTGCACATATGCCCTGACCGTCGAGATCGATGTCACGGAGTTCGTCGCCGAACTCGCGCGTGTCGGGCGGAAGACCTACGTCGCGCAGATCTGGGCGATCGCGACGATCATCAATCGGCACGACGAGTTCCGGATGACGCTCGACGACGAGGGCCGCCCCTCGGTGTGGCCCGTCGTGCACCCCGCGTTCACGGTCTTCAACGCCGAGCGCGAGACGTTCGCGTGCGTGTGGGCTCCCTACGACGACGAGTTCGCCGCATTCCACGACGTCGCCGCACCGCTCCTCGCCGAGCACGCCCGCGCGACCGAGCTCTTCCCGCTCGGGGCTCCGCCGAACATGTTCGACGTGTCGAGCCTGCCGTGGGTCTCCTTCACGGGCTTCACGCTCGCGATCCGGAACGGCTGGGACCATCTCGCTCCGATCATCACCCTCGGTCGGTACGTCGAGCGCGACGGGCGGGTCGTCCTCCCGCTCGCGTTCCAGATCCACCACGCGGCCGCCGACGGCTTCCACGCGAGCCGCTTCGTCTCCGAGCTGCAGCAGCTCGTCGCCGAACCGACCTGGGTCACGTCCTCCTGA
- a CDS encoding DNA alkylation repair protein: MATRTAPETTVDEVLAELGALEDPKIRAVNERHGDDHGVNLTQLRAVAKRVGMQPDLARELWATGDSAARLVAILTSRPRSYSAPELDEMLREARVPKVHDWLLNYLVQKGPHADELRAAWFADPDPIVASAGWSLTAKHVAAAPDDIDADGLLDIIEREMKDAPARLQWSMNEVLAAVGIHRSDLRARAIAIGERLEVLKDYPTAPNCTSPYAPLWIAEIVRRREGSS; encoded by the coding sequence GTGGCGACGCGCACCGCACCCGAGACGACCGTCGACGAGGTACTGGCCGAGCTCGGCGCCCTCGAGGACCCGAAGATCCGGGCGGTCAACGAGCGACACGGCGACGACCACGGGGTGAACCTCACGCAGCTGCGGGCCGTCGCCAAGCGCGTCGGCATGCAGCCCGATCTGGCCCGCGAACTGTGGGCCACGGGCGACTCCGCCGCACGCCTGGTCGCGATCCTGACGAGCCGACCGAGATCATACTCGGCACCCGAACTCGACGAGATGCTGCGCGAGGCGCGCGTGCCGAAGGTGCACGACTGGCTGCTGAACTACCTCGTCCAGAAGGGCCCTCATGCCGATGAACTACGGGCGGCCTGGTTCGCCGACCCCGACCCGATCGTCGCGAGCGCGGGCTGGTCGTTGACCGCGAAACACGTCGCCGCCGCGCCGGACGACATCGACGCCGACGGTCTTCTCGACATCATCGAGCGCGAGATGAAGGACGCGCCCGCCCGCCTGCAGTGGTCGATGAACGAGGTGCTCGCGGCCGTCGGCATCCACCGCTCCGACCTCCGCGCGCGTGCCATCGCGATCGGCGAACGCCTCGAAGTGCTCAAGGACTACCCCACGGCGCCGAACTGCACATCGCCCTATGCTCCGCTCTGGATCGCCGAGATCGTGCGGCGGCGCGAGGGCTCGAGCTAG
- a CDS encoding SRPBCC domain-containing protein, which produces MNPDLDLTLQRVIRAPRSRVWDAWTDPALLASWWTPAPTISVVDRLDVRPGGAFVTRMSEDGVDFVPHTDGVFLVVEPGERLVFTNALTSSWHPATPQPVAMSAEIIVGEHADGTDYRVVVRHGDAAARAHHEELGFFEGWGAVTDALAALAEGDAR; this is translated from the coding sequence ATGAACCCCGACCTCGACCTCACCCTCCAGCGCGTCATCCGCGCCCCGCGCTCGCGCGTCTGGGACGCGTGGACCGATCCTGCCCTGCTCGCCTCATGGTGGACGCCCGCACCCACGATCTCGGTCGTCGATCGCCTCGACGTGCGCCCCGGAGGAGCCTTCGTGACCCGGATGTCGGAGGACGGCGTCGACTTCGTGCCGCACACCGACGGTGTGTTCCTCGTCGTGGAGCCGGGGGAGCGACTCGTCTTCACGAACGCGCTCACGAGTTCGTGGCACCCCGCAACACCGCAACCCGTCGCGATGAGCGCCGAGATCATCGTCGGCGAGCACGCCGACGGCACCGACTATCGCGTCGTCGTGAGGCATGGCGATGCGGCGGCTCGCGCTCACCACGAAGAGCTCGGGTTCTTCGAGGGCTGGGGCGCCGTCACTGATGCCCTGGCAGCACTCGCCGAGGGCGACGCGCGCTAG